The sequence GGCCTTAACGAAAACGGAATTGGGGTTTGTGTGAACACCTTAATACAACTAAGGGCCAATGCCCATGGATTGCCTGTTGCCTTTATTATTCGACGAATAATCAATACAGATAATAAAGAAGAAGTATTGGATTTTATCAATAAGGTCAATCACGCTTCAGGGCAGAATTACATTATTGGGATACAAGGGGAAGTCTATGACTTTGAAGCATCTGCAAATAATGTTGTTCGATTTGTCCCTGAGAATAAAAATGGTACCGTATACCATACCAATCATCCTTTGGTCAATACCGATATTAAACCATGGTTTGAAGCTTATAATCCAAAACCCTTAAATGGGCAAAATTTATTAAATACCGATAGTCACTTTAGATACAGGGCAATAGAAAAGCGGATGACAACGAAAATAGAATTGACAAATCATTCTCTTATCGAGGCATTAAGATCGAGGGACAATAAAAAGAACCCGGTATGCAAAACAAATCTTAAGAATGAATGGGGGTTCACATTTGCCTCAGTTGTAATGACACTATCGGAAACACCCTACCTTCAAATTACTGCCGGACCTCCTGACGAATCTGAATTTGTAAAAATTGGTTTTGGAAAGAAGGAATAATCAGTTAGACCACAACCATCAAACCAAAATGTATTTAAATAAAAATTGATACAATTATCTATAAAATCAAGTATCATGAAAAAATGTAAAAAGGACCATAAGATATTTATAGCGGTATTTTTATGCATTCCATTCTTAGTGAGTGCACAATTTCATACGTTAAAAATACCCCGATCAAGCAATAAAGTAATTGAGACCCAACAATTGGGAGTTACCGATGTGACCATTGACTACAGTAGTCCGTCAGTCAATAATAGGGAGGTCTGGAATGACATTGAGGTCATTCCACAAAGTGGAGATCCGATTGCTTGGCGCGCAGGTGCCAATATGAACACGACCATTTACTTTTCAACCGATGTGTTGATTGAGGGGAAAGTTTTAAAAGCGGGAACTTATGGTTTTCATATTATCCCAAATGATAACAATTTTACGCTCTTGTTTGCCCATAACAATAATCAATGGGGTAGTTATTATTTGGATAGAGAGAAAGACGTAACGATGGAGGTTAAAGTTCAAGGCGAAGAATGCCCTTTTTCAGAAAAGTTGGATTATGAATTTTTGAATTGGTCTGAAGATTCGGTGACCATAGCACTAGAATGGGCTGACAAACGAATACCTTTTAAGGTTTCGATAGATTTGAATAAGACAGTAATTGAGAGCTTTAGAAATGAGCTAAGGGGCATAAATACCTATCATTGGCAGGCCTGGAATGATGCGGCATCTTGGTGTTTACAACATAACACAAACCTTGAAGAAGCATTGGAATGGGCAAACAGGTCTATACAAGGGGGATACCATGGTTTCGCCGCTGAAGAAAACCTTACCAATTTGGTGACCAAGGCTCGGTTGCTTAAAAAATTAAACAAAGACGACGACCTCACTACCACCTTGGAGCAGGCAGAACATTTGGTCTCAAACCCAAGGGAGGCCAATATGATAT is a genomic window of Flagellimonas sp. CMM7 containing:
- a CDS encoding C45 family peptidase, producing the protein MKKKLIIIVMLFSAGCFAQESTRELKQMNFSGTGYKLGLQHGSQLKEEIAAIIKAWKTNTSKQLGKDANEVVADFFEYANFIKAIKRWTPELYEEIIGISDGSGQSFRDVFVLNLLDEFWVYVNNIHNHHCSGLGVPAMNGKPGYIAQNMDLENYTDGFQMLMRLERTKNRPEQLILTHPGLIALNGLNENGIGVCVNTLIQLRANAHGLPVAFIIRRIINTDNKEEVLDFINKVNHASGQNYIIGIQGEVYDFEASANNVVRFVPENKNGTVYHTNHPLVNTDIKPWFEAYNPKPLNGQNLLNTDSHFRYRAIEKRMTTKIELTNHSLIEALRSRDNKKNPVCKTNLKNEWGFTFASVVMTLSETPYLQITAGPPDESEFVKIGFGKKE
- a CDS encoding DUF2911 domain-containing protein, with protein sequence MKKCKKDHKIFIAVFLCIPFLVSAQFHTLKIPRSSNKVIETQQLGVTDVTIDYSSPSVNNREVWNDIEVIPQSGDPIAWRAGANMNTTIYFSTDVLIEGKVLKAGTYGFHIIPNDNNFTLLFAHNNNQWGSYYLDREKDVTMEVKVQGEECPFSEKLDYEFLNWSEDSVTIALEWADKRIPFKVSIDLNKTVIESFRNELRGINTYHWQAWNDAASWCLQHNTNLEEALEWANRSIQGGYHGFAAEENLTNLVTKARLLKKLNKDDDLTTTLEQAEHLVSNPREANMISFLMLQLEQPKKALDFSNGMLVKYPDAWFLNINKGISFYFMGQKEEALKELRAVAEIAPEQFQKRLGEIIQEVTEDTYKMPNG